DNA from Streptomyces sp. NBC_01476:
TCGAACTCACAGCGCAGACGTTACCGGCGGCGCCGCCGGGCCGAGAGACCGGCCACCACCCCGACCAGCACCACCGCGGCGACCGCGGCCGGCACGATCCGCTCCGGGCGGGGCGAGCCGTCCTCGGTGACGAACTCCGAGCGGACCCGGGTCAGTGCGCGGTTCGCCGCGACGTACGCCTGGCCGACGGTGCGGTCCAGCGCGGAGACCGCCTTGGCCTTGGTGTCCCGGGCGATCGTCACGGGGTGCACCCGTACCGCGAGCTCGTCGAGCGTCGCCGCGAGATCCTGGCGGCGGCGGGCGATCTCCGCCTCGATCTGAGCGGGCGTCCTGGCAACCTCCGACACGCACTGCCTCCCTCACGAATCAGTTAGCGTTCGGACAGTCTGTCAGTACGACGGGGCACGCGCCTCGTCGGCACCCCGTACGCCAGAGGAGCCATCCACCATGTCCGAGCGTCTCGTCCCCGGTGACACCGCGCCGGCCTTCACCCTTCCGGACGCCGACGGCAAGCCCGTCTCGCTGGCCGACCACCGCGGACGCAAGGTCATCGTCTACTTCTACTCAGCCGCGCTTACCCCGGGCTGCACCAAGCAGGCCTGTGATTTCACCGACAACCTCGATGTGCTGGCCGCGGCCGGCTACGACGTGATCGGCGTCTCACCGGACAAGCCGGAGAAGCTGGCGAAGTTCCGCGAGCAGGAGTCCTTGAAGGTCACCCTCGCGGCTGACCCGGACAAGTCGGTGCTCACCGCGTACGGCGCGTTCGGCGAAAAGACGATGTACGGCAAGACCGTGACGGGTGTGATCCGTTCCACCTTCGTCGTGGACGAGGACGGCAAGGTCGAGCAGGCCTTCTACAACGTCAAGGCGACCGGCCACGTGGCCAAGCTCATCCGTGACCTGAACGTGCCGGCGGCCGGCTGACCGGCTCCCCCGCGGGCGGCCGGGTCGCTAGCATGGTGATGTGCCGCGCGGCCGTGTCGTAACTGGCAGCCGAGCTGGGTTTAGGTCCCAGTGGGGGAAACCCCGTGTGGGTTCGAGTCCCACCGGCCGCACGCGTGACCGGCCCGTCCCCAACGGTGGTGTGGGGGCGGGCCGTTGTCCGTCGGGCGCCGGCTTGAGGGCGGGTCAGCCCAGGAGTTCGGGGAGCTGCTCGGCCAGCGCGCGGAAGGCCTTGCCACGGTGGCTGATGGCGTTCTTCTCCGCCGGGGTCAGCTCGGCGCAGGTCCGGGTGTCGCCCTCGGGCTGCAGGATCGGGTCGTAGCCGAAGCCGTTGGTGCCCACCGGCGAGTGCCGCAGGGTGCCGCGGAGCCGGCCCTCGGCCACCCGCTCCGGACCGCCGGGCAGCGCGAAGGCCGCCGCGCACGCGAAGTGGGCGCCCCGGTTGGGGGCCTCGATGTCGCCGAGCTGGGCCAGCAGCAGCGCCAGGTTGGCGGCGTCGTCGCCGTGCCGGCCGGCCCAGCGCGCGGAGAAGATGCCCGGAGCGCCGCCGAGGACGTCCACGCAGAGCCCGGAGTCGTCCGCGACGGCCGGCAGCCCGGTGGCGTCGGCCAGCGCCCGCGCCTTGAGCAGCGCGTTCTCGGCGAAGGTGACGCCGGTCTCCTTGACGTCGGGGACCTCGGGGTAGGCGTCGGCGCCGACGAGGTCGACGTCGAGCCCGGTCCCGGTGAGGATCGCCCGGAGTTCGGTGACCTTGTGGGCGTTGCGGGTGGCGAGTACGAGGCGGCGGGTCATACCGGGATTATCCCCGGCCGCCGGGGCCGCCGGCCGTGCGGGCCGGGCCCGCCGGTCAGGGGGCGTGCCGGTCAGGGGGCGGGGGTCAGCCGGTGAGGTCCGCGAGGGCGGCGCGCTGGGCGGCGGCCAGGTCCGTACAGCCGGCCAGCGCGAGGTCGAGCAGGGTGTCGAGTTCCGCGCGGTCGAAGGGGGTGCCTTCCGCGGTGCCCTGGACCTCGACGAAACGGCCGTCGCCGGTGCAGACCACGTTCATGTCGGTCCCGGCCTGCACGTCCTCCTCATAGGCGAGGTCGAGCAGCGGGACCCCCCCGACGATGCCGACGCTGACCGCCGCGACGCTGCCGGTGACCGGCTGCGCCTTCGCCTTGAAGAAGTGGTTGGCCTGCATGTACGCGACCGCGTCCACCAGGGCGACGTACGCACCGGTGATCGCGGCGGTACGGGTGCCGCCGTCGGCCTGCAGGACGTCGCAGTCCAGCACGACGGTGTTCTCGCCGAGTGCCTTGTAGTCGATGACGGCGCGCAGCGAGCGGCCGATCAGCCGGGAGATCTCATGGGTGCGGCCGCCGATCTTGCCGCGGACCGACTCGCGGTCGCCGCGGGTGTTGGTGGCGCGCGGCAGCATCGAGTACTCGGCGGTCACCCACCCCTCCCCGCTGCCCTTGCGCCAGCGCGGCACGCCCTGCGTGGCGCTCGCGGTGCACAGCACCCGGGTGTCCCCGAAGGACACCAGGACGGACCCTTCGGCGTGCTTGCTCCACCCCCGCTCGATCGTGACGGGGCGGAGCTGGTCGGGGGTGCGGCCGTCGAATCGTGACATGCGCCAGAGCCTATCCGGGTGACGGTGCCCCGGTTTCACCCCCCGTTCACGGGGGGCTAGAGCATGGATTCGATGTCCGCGGCGATGGGGTCGGCGTCGGTGCCGATGACCACCTGGACCGCCGAGCCCATCTTGACCACGCCGTGCGCGCCGGCGGCCTTCAGGGCGGCCTCGTCGACCAGGCCGGGGTCCTTGACCTCGGTACGGAGGCGGGTGATGCAGCCCTCGACGTCGTCGATGTTGTCGAGTCCGCCGAGCCCGGCGACGATCTTCTCAGCCTTGGTGGCCATCTGAGTCTCCGTTTCCCTGACCCACCGGCGGGTCCGTTCTGTCACGTTAACTCAGTGTTCATCCGACTTCACTTGGTCGGACCACGCGCGCGGGGCCGGGACCGGCACCCCGGTCCCGGCCCTGCCGCGGCCACGGATCAGGACGGCCTAGAGCTCGTAGACCGCGCCCGCCTTCGCCAGCTCCACCGGCCCCTCGAACGCCGCCTGCGCGTCACGGAGGTTGACCGCCGGGTTGGTCCACGGCGGGATGTGGGTGAGCACCAGCCGGGAGGCACCCGCCCGGGTCGCCGCCTGGCCGGCCTCGCGGCCGTTGAGGTGGAGTTCGGGGATGTCCTCCTTGCCGTGCGTGAAGGACGCCTCGCACAAGAAGAGATCCGCCCCCTCGGCAAGCCCCTGCAGGGCGTCGCACGGCCCGGTGTCGCCGGAGTACGCCAGCGTGCTGCCGTCGTGCTCGATCCGGAAGCCGTACGCCTCCACCGGGTGGCTGACCAGGTCCGTGCTGATGGTGAACGGTCCCACCGTGAAGGTGCCCGGCTCCAGCGTGCGGAAGTCGAAGACCTCGCTCATGCACTTCTCGTCCGGCACGTCGCCGTACGCGATGTTCAGCCGCCGCTCGGTGCCGGCCGGGCCGTAGACCGGAATGGCCGAGGCGGGGCCGCCGTCGTGCCGGTAGTAGCGGGCCACGAAGTAGCCGCACATGTCGATGCAGTGGTCGGCGTGCAGATGGCTGAGCAGGACCGCGTCGAGGTCGTAGAGCCCGCAGTGGCGCTGCAGTTCGCCAAGGGCGCCATTGCCCATGTCGACCAGCAGCCGGAAGCCGTCGGCCTCGACGAGGTAGCTCGAGCAGGCAGATTCCGCGGATGGGAACGAGCCCGAGCAGCCGACGACGGTGAGCAACATTTCGGGAAACACCTCCGTAGGCGCGCCGCATCGCCCCAGACCGGCTCGGGTGGGGGGTGGCGGGACGGCCCGCCTATTCTTCGAAGGGTAAGCGCGGCGCGCTGTGCATGCTCCGTTACGGCGCCCCGTTGTGGGCGGAATCACCAGTCCGGGGGGTCCTGCTGACGCCCCGGGGCCGGTGTTCGATTGCCCCATGGCGCCGGCGCGGATTCAAACCCCACGCGGGGTCTTTTTTCGGCCGCTCGCACCCCGCTCGCACCCCGCCCCCACCCCGCCCGCACCTGGCCCGCGGCGTCCCGCTCCGCCCCGCGCCGTCCCGCCGCCGGGGGGCTGTCCGCCCTTACGCCCAGAGCTGGCCGTGGAGTTGTTCCACCGCGGCTTCGGTGGACTCCGCGGTGTAGATGCCGGTGGAGAGGTACTTCCAGCCGCCGTCCGCGACGACGAAGACGACGTCGGCGCGCTCGCCGGCGCGGCGGGCCTTCTCGGCGACGCCGAGGGCCGCGTGCAGGGCGGCACCGGTCGAGACACCGGCGAAGATGCCCTCCTGCTGGAGGAGTTCACGGGTGCGGCGGACCGCGTCGGCCGAGCCGACCGAGAAGCGGGTGGTGAGGACGGACGCGTCGTACAGCTCGGGGACGAAGCCCTCGTCGAGGTTGCGCAGCCCGTAGACGACGTCGTCGTAGCGGGGTTCGGCGGCCACGATGGCGACGCCGGGCACCTTCTCGCGCAGGTAGCGGCCGACGCCCATCAGCGTGCCGGTGGTGCCGAGGCCGGCCACGAAGTGGGTGATGGTGGGCAGGTCCGCGAGGATCTCGGGACCGGTGCCGGTGTAGTGCGCCCCGGGGTTGGCCGGGTTGCCGTACTGGTAGAGCATCACCCAGTCGGGGTGCTCGGCGGCGAGCTCCTTGGCGACCCGGACCGCGGTGTTGGAGCCGCCGGCCGCGGGCGAGGAGATGATCTCGGCGCCCCACATGGCGAGCAGCTGCCGCCGCTCCGCCGAGGTGTTCTCCGGCATCACGCAGACGATGCGGTAGCCCTTGAGCCGTGCGGCCATCGCCAGGGAGATGCCGGTGTTGCCCGACGTGGGCTCCAGGATGGTGCAGCCCGGGGTGAGCACCCCGTCCGCCTCGGCCTTCTCGATCATGTGCAGCGCCGGGCGGTCCTTCACCGAACCGGTGGGGTTGCGGTCCTCCAGCTTCGCCCAGACGCTGACCTCGTCCGAGGGGGACAGCCGCGGCAGCCGGACCAGCGGGGTGTTGCCGACGGCCGCGAGCGGGGACTCGTAGCGCATCAGCGCATGCCTCCGGCCCCTCCGGCCACCGCCGGAAGAATCGTTACGCTGTCGCCGTCGGCGACCTTGGTGGCGATGCCGTCCAGGAAGCGGACGTCCTCGTCGTTGAGGTAGACGTTCACGAACCGGCGCAGCTCACCGTTGTCGACGACGCGGTCACGCAGGCCCGCGTGCCGGCTGTCCAGGTCGGTGAAGAGCTCGTCGAGCGTGCTCCCGGCGCCCGCCACGGCCTTCTGGCCGTCGGTGTAGGTGCGGAGGATGGTCGGGATGCGGACCTCGATGGCCATGACGGCGCTCCTGTGTGAGTACGTACGAAGACGGGCTGCTGCGGCGGTACGGGGACGTTCAGGCGCGCGGACAGGCCGCCGCGGTGCGGCGGCACAGGTCGACGTGCAGCCGCGCCACGAGCAGTGCGCCGGGCGCGCTGCCGCCCCCGCCACCACCTGCGCCGCTCACGTCGAAGAGAACCATGACGTCATCGTATCGATTCCCCTTCGCGGCCCGAGACGGCCGTCCCACCATCCGGAATGTCAGCCGGCGGACGGCACGACGTTCACGGGTTCTTCGGTCACTGTTCCGTCCACGATGCGGAACGAGCGGAACTGGAACTCCTCGGCGGTGGAGACCAGCACGTAGTGGGCGCCGGGCTCGTTGGCGTAGGAGATGTCGGTCCTGGAGGGGTACGCCTCGGTCGCGGTGTGCGAGTGGTAGACGATCACCGGCTCCTCGTCCCGGTCGTCCAGGTCCCGGTAGAGCTTGAGCAGGTCGGTGGAGTCGAACTCGTAGAACGTGGGCGACCTGGCGGCGTTCAGCATCGGGATGAACCGCTCGGGGC
Protein-coding regions in this window:
- a CDS encoding DUF3618 domain-containing protein, giving the protein MSEVARTPAQIEAEIARRRQDLAATLDELAVRVHPVTIARDTKAKAVSALDRTVGQAYVAANRALTRVRSEFVTEDGSPRPERIVPAAVAAVVLVGVVAGLSARRRRR
- the bcp gene encoding thioredoxin-dependent thiol peroxidase, yielding MSERLVPGDTAPAFTLPDADGKPVSLADHRGRKVIVYFYSAALTPGCTKQACDFTDNLDVLAAAGYDVIGVSPDKPEKLAKFREQESLKVTLAADPDKSVLTAYGAFGEKTMYGKTVTGVIRSTFVVDEDGKVEQAFYNVKATGHVAKLIRDLNVPAAG
- the rdgB gene encoding RdgB/HAM1 family non-canonical purine NTP pyrophosphatase, which encodes MTRRLVLATRNAHKVTELRAILTGTGLDVDLVGADAYPEVPDVKETGVTFAENALLKARALADATGLPAVADDSGLCVDVLGGAPGIFSARWAGRHGDDAANLALLLAQLGDIEAPNRGAHFACAAAFALPGGPERVAEGRLRGTLRHSPVGTNGFGYDPILQPEGDTRTCAELTPAEKNAISHRGKAFRALAEQLPELLG
- the rph gene encoding ribonuclease PH encodes the protein MSRFDGRTPDQLRPVTIERGWSKHAEGSVLVSFGDTRVLCTASATQGVPRWRKGSGEGWVTAEYSMLPRATNTRGDRESVRGKIGGRTHEISRLIGRSLRAVIDYKALGENTVVLDCDVLQADGGTRTAAITGAYVALVDAVAYMQANHFFKAKAQPVTGSVAAVSVGIVGGVPLLDLAYEEDVQAGTDMNVVCTGDGRFVEVQGTAEGTPFDRAELDTLLDLALAGCTDLAAAQRAALADLTG
- a CDS encoding PTS glucose/sucrose transporter subunit IIB; translated protein: MATKAEKIVAGLGGLDNIDDVEGCITRLRTEVKDPGLVDEAALKAAGAHGVVKMGSAVQVVIGTDADPIAADIESML
- a CDS encoding MBL fold metallo-hydrolase produces the protein MLLTVVGCSGSFPSAESACSSYLVEADGFRLLVDMGNGALGELQRHCGLYDLDAVLLSHLHADHCIDMCGYFVARYYRHDGGPASAIPVYGPAGTERRLNIAYGDVPDEKCMSEVFDFRTLEPGTFTVGPFTISTDLVSHPVEAYGFRIEHDGSTLAYSGDTGPCDALQGLAEGADLFLCEASFTHGKEDIPELHLNGREAGQAATRAGASRLVLTHIPPWTNPAVNLRDAQAAFEGPVELAKAGAVYEL
- a CDS encoding PLP-dependent cysteine synthase family protein, which codes for MRYESPLAAVGNTPLVRLPRLSPSDEVSVWAKLEDRNPTGSVKDRPALHMIEKAEADGVLTPGCTILEPTSGNTGISLAMAARLKGYRIVCVMPENTSAERRQLLAMWGAEIISSPAAGGSNTAVRVAKELAAEHPDWVMLYQYGNPANPGAHYTGTGPEILADLPTITHFVAGLGTTGTLMGVGRYLREKVPGVAIVAAEPRYDDVVYGLRNLDEGFVPELYDASVLTTRFSVGSADAVRRTRELLQQEGIFAGVSTGAALHAALGVAEKARRAGERADVVFVVADGGWKYLSTGIYTAESTEAAVEQLHGQLWA
- a CDS encoding MoaD/ThiS family protein: MAIEVRIPTILRTYTDGQKAVAGAGSTLDELFTDLDSRHAGLRDRVVDNGELRRFVNVYLNDEDVRFLDGIATKVADGDSVTILPAVAGGAGGMR
- a CDS encoding M67 family metallopeptidase, which codes for MLTITQDLYDAIVAHARADHPDEACGIVAGPEGSDRPERFIPMLNAARSPTFYEFDSTDLLKLYRDLDDRDEEPVIVYHSHTATEAYPSRTDISYANEPGAHYVLVSTAEEFQFRSFRIVDGTVTEEPVNVVPSAG